One Maniola hyperantus chromosome 17, iAphHyp1.2, whole genome shotgun sequence DNA window includes the following coding sequences:
- the LOC117989851 gene encoding protein groucho-like isoform X7: MYPTPTRHPSGSVRGPQPSGGAIKFTIADTLERIKEEFNFLQAQYHTLKLECEKLASEKTEMQRHYVMYYEMSYGLNVEMHKQTEIAKRLSAIIGQVLPFLAGEHQQQVAAAVDRAKQQQQQHGLQQLLQQIHASAGLPHGVGAGALLGAGGLLFPSAGPPPAPHLPPPAHKGFFMCHQVELPPPSDIKPPVLPGGPAPPPLLPGQPPPREDDRISSRAMNQQQQRRSVSPHEREQKYRPRSPNEPEALDAKRRKEEKVGHVSLCSDSDAEKSDQDLVVDVANEEERGSPSVRTEAGERTENGPRPPSRSGSSSSRSTPKSSKDEKPGTPGSKNRAPTPTGRYAFPAYAGYNRPPLPYDGSMARTNGMPPAKPAYSYHTCGGPLQPVPFPADALVGPGIPRGARVVAALPHGEVVCAVALSLSNSARHAYTGGKGCVKLWDITNPGSPTTLEPLSQLDCLQRDNYIRSVKLLPDGRTLLVGGEASNLSIWDLSSPTPRMRAELTSSAPACYALAISPDSKVCFSCCSDGNIAVWDLHNQTLVRQFQGHTDGASCIDISPDGTRLWTGGLDNTVRSWDLREGRQLHQHDFNSQIFSLGYCPTGSWLAVGMENSHVEVLHAGKPDRYQLVLHESCVLSLRFAAAGKWFVSTGKDNLLNAWRTPYGASIFQTKESSSVLSCDISADDKFIVTGSGDKKATVYEVMY; encoded by the exons ATGTATCCAACGCCGACGCGGCACCCGTCGGGTTCTGTGAGG ggtccccAGCCTTCAGGTGGAGCTATAAAGTTCACTATAGCGGACACTTTAGAGCGTATTAAGGAGGAATTCAACTTTTTACAAGCACAGTATCACAC aTTAAAATTAGAGTGTGAAAAGTTAGCCAGTGAGAAAACTGAAATGCAAAGACACTATGTTATG TATTATGAAATGTCTTATGGCCTAAATGTCGAGATGCATAAACAA ACGGAAATAGCGAAGCGCCTGAGCGCCATCATCGGGCAGGTGCTGCCGTTCCTGGCGGGTGAGCACCAGCAGCAGGTGGCGGCGGCTGTGGACAGAGCTAAGCAG caacaacaacaacatGGCCTCCAGCAACTGCTT CAACAGATCCACGCATCAGCTGGCTTGCCGCACGGAGTTGGCGCGGGTGCCCTGTTGGGCGCAGGGGGGCTATTGTTTCCCAGCGCTGGGCCCCCACCGGCCCCACACCTTCCACCGCCTGCACATAAG GGTTTCTTTATGTGCCATCAGGTGGAACTGCCTCCCCCCTCGGACATAAAGCCGCCCGTGTTACCGGGTGGGCCTGCTCCCCCGCCCCTTTTACCCGGACAGCCTCCCCCTCGGGAAGATGACCGGATCTCCTCCAGAGCAATGAACCAACAG CAACAACGACGCTCAGTGTCGCCTCACGAGCGCGAACAGAAGTACCGGCCGCGGTCCCCCAATGAGCCGGAAGCTTTGGACGCCAAGCGGCGGAAGGAGGAGAAGGTCGGCCATGTGAGTCTGTGTAGT GACAGTGATGCGGAGAAAAGCGACCAGGACTTAGTTGTTGATGTGGCGAACGAG GAGGAAAGAGGATCTCCAAGTGTGAGGACGGAAGCTGGTGAGAGGACGGAGAACGGCCCGCGGCCACCCTCAAGATCTGGCTCTTCATCCAGTCGCTCCACACCTAAAAGTTCAAAAGAC GAAAAGCCCGGCACGCCAGGGTCAAAAAACCGTGCGCCCACGCCCACGGGGCGGTACGCGTTTCCAGCTTACGCCGGCTACAATAGACCTCCCCTGCCCTACGACGGATCCATGGCCCGGACCAATGGCATGCCGCCCGCTAAACC TGCGTATTCGTACCACACATGCGGCGGTCCCCTCCAACCCGTGCCGTTCCCGGCGGACGCGCTAGTCGGGCCAGGGATCCCGCGGGGCGCGCGAGTCGTGGCCGCGTTGCCGCACGGGGAGGTCGTGTGTGCCGTGGCGCTGTCGCTGAGCAACAGTGCGAGGCACGCTTACACCGGGGGGAAGGGCTGCGTCAAACTGTGGGACATCACCAACCCGGGCTCGCCCACCACGCTAGAGCCGTTGTCGCAGCTGGATTGTTTG CAAAGAGACAACTACATAAGATCAGTGAAGTTACTACCGGACGGTCGGACATTATTAGTAGGCGGTGAAGCATCAAACTTATCAATATGGGACTTATCATCACCCACGCCGAGAATGCGAGCAGAACTAACCTCGTCCGCGCCTGCGTGTTATGCTCTCGCTATCAGTCCGGATTCCAAG GTATGCTTCAGTTGCTGTTCAGATGGCAATATAGCTGTATGGGATCTCCACAATCAAACGTTAGTTAGGCAATTCCAAG GTCACACGGACGGCGCATCGTGTATAGACATAAGTCCAGACGGCACGCGGTTATGGACTGGTGGGCTTGACAACACAGTGCGATCCTGGGATTTACGGGAAGGCAGACAGTTGCATCAGCACGATTTCAACAGTCAGATCTTCTCGCTGGGATACTGTCCTACTG GTTCCTGGCTAGCGGTAGGCATGGAAAACTCCCATGTGGAAGTATTACACGCGGGAAAACCCGACCGCTACCAGTTGGTGCTTCACGAGTCTTGCGTACTGTCGCTGCGGTTCGCGGCCGCGGGGAAGTGGTTTGTCTCTACCGGGAAGGACAACCTCCTCAACGCGTGGCGGACGCCCTACGGAGCTAGCATATTCCAG ACAAAAGAATCATCATCGGTGCTTAGTTGTGATATATCGGCGGACGATAAGTTTATAGTGACAGGTTCGGGTGATAAGAAAGCGACAGTGTACGAAGTTATGTACTGA
- the LOC117989851 gene encoding protein groucho-like isoform X4, with product MYPTPTRHPSGSVRGPQPSGGAIKFTIADTLERIKEEFNFLQAQYHTLKLECEKLASEKTEMQRHYVMYYEMSYGLNVEMHKQTEIAKRLSAIIGQVLPFLAGEHQQQVAAAVDRAKQVTMSELNAIIGQQQQHGLQQLLQQIHASAGLPHGVGAGALLGAGGLLFPSAGPPPAPHLPPPAHKVELPPPSDIKPPVLPGGPAPPPLLPGQPPPREDDRISSRAMNQQQQRRSVSPHEREQKYRPRSPNEPEALDAKRRKEEKVGHVSLCSDSDAEKSDQDLVVDVANEEERGSPSVRTEAGERTENGPRPPSRSGSSSSRSTPKSSKDEKPGTPGSKNRAPTPTGRYAFPAYAGYNRPPLPYDGSMARTNGMPPAKPAYSYHTCGGPLQPVPFPADALVGPGIPRGARVVAALPHGEVVCAVALSLSNSARHAYTGGKGCVKLWDITNPGSPTTLEPLSQLDCLQRDNYIRSVKLLPDGRTLLVGGEASNLSIWDLSSPTPRMRAELTSSAPACYALAISPDSKVCFSCCSDGNIAVWDLHNQTLVRQFQGHTDGASCIDISPDGTRLWTGGLDNTVRSWDLREGRQLHQHDFNSQIFSLGYCPTGSWLAVGMENSHVEVLHAGKPDRYQLVLHESCVLSLRFAAAGKWFVSTGKDNLLNAWRTPYGASIFQTKESSSVLSCDISADDKFIVTGSGDKKATVYEVMY from the exons ATGTATCCAACGCCGACGCGGCACCCGTCGGGTTCTGTGAGG ggtccccAGCCTTCAGGTGGAGCTATAAAGTTCACTATAGCGGACACTTTAGAGCGTATTAAGGAGGAATTCAACTTTTTACAAGCACAGTATCACAC aTTAAAATTAGAGTGTGAAAAGTTAGCCAGTGAGAAAACTGAAATGCAAAGACACTATGTTATG TATTATGAAATGTCTTATGGCCTAAATGTCGAGATGCATAAACAA ACGGAAATAGCGAAGCGCCTGAGCGCCATCATCGGGCAGGTGCTGCCGTTCCTGGCGGGTGAGCACCAGCAGCAGGTGGCGGCGGCTGTGGACAGAGCTAAGCAGGTCACTATGTCTGAACTTAATGCTATTATCGGG caacaacaacaacatGGCCTCCAGCAACTGCTT CAACAGATCCACGCATCAGCTGGCTTGCCGCACGGAGTTGGCGCGGGTGCCCTGTTGGGCGCAGGGGGGCTATTGTTTCCCAGCGCTGGGCCCCCACCGGCCCCACACCTTCCACCGCCTGCACATAAG GTGGAACTGCCTCCCCCCTCGGACATAAAGCCGCCCGTGTTACCGGGTGGGCCTGCTCCCCCGCCCCTTTTACCCGGACAGCCTCCCCCTCGGGAAGATGACCGGATCTCCTCCAGAGCAATGAACCAACAG CAACAACGACGCTCAGTGTCGCCTCACGAGCGCGAACAGAAGTACCGGCCGCGGTCCCCCAATGAGCCGGAAGCTTTGGACGCCAAGCGGCGGAAGGAGGAGAAGGTCGGCCATGTGAGTCTGTGTAGT GACAGTGATGCGGAGAAAAGCGACCAGGACTTAGTTGTTGATGTGGCGAACGAG GAGGAAAGAGGATCTCCAAGTGTGAGGACGGAAGCTGGTGAGAGGACGGAGAACGGCCCGCGGCCACCCTCAAGATCTGGCTCTTCATCCAGTCGCTCCACACCTAAAAGTTCAAAAGAC GAAAAGCCCGGCACGCCAGGGTCAAAAAACCGTGCGCCCACGCCCACGGGGCGGTACGCGTTTCCAGCTTACGCCGGCTACAATAGACCTCCCCTGCCCTACGACGGATCCATGGCCCGGACCAATGGCATGCCGCCCGCTAAACC TGCGTATTCGTACCACACATGCGGCGGTCCCCTCCAACCCGTGCCGTTCCCGGCGGACGCGCTAGTCGGGCCAGGGATCCCGCGGGGCGCGCGAGTCGTGGCCGCGTTGCCGCACGGGGAGGTCGTGTGTGCCGTGGCGCTGTCGCTGAGCAACAGTGCGAGGCACGCTTACACCGGGGGGAAGGGCTGCGTCAAACTGTGGGACATCACCAACCCGGGCTCGCCCACCACGCTAGAGCCGTTGTCGCAGCTGGATTGTTTG CAAAGAGACAACTACATAAGATCAGTGAAGTTACTACCGGACGGTCGGACATTATTAGTAGGCGGTGAAGCATCAAACTTATCAATATGGGACTTATCATCACCCACGCCGAGAATGCGAGCAGAACTAACCTCGTCCGCGCCTGCGTGTTATGCTCTCGCTATCAGTCCGGATTCCAAG GTATGCTTCAGTTGCTGTTCAGATGGCAATATAGCTGTATGGGATCTCCACAATCAAACGTTAGTTAGGCAATTCCAAG GTCACACGGACGGCGCATCGTGTATAGACATAAGTCCAGACGGCACGCGGTTATGGACTGGTGGGCTTGACAACACAGTGCGATCCTGGGATTTACGGGAAGGCAGACAGTTGCATCAGCACGATTTCAACAGTCAGATCTTCTCGCTGGGATACTGTCCTACTG GTTCCTGGCTAGCGGTAGGCATGGAAAACTCCCATGTGGAAGTATTACACGCGGGAAAACCCGACCGCTACCAGTTGGTGCTTCACGAGTCTTGCGTACTGTCGCTGCGGTTCGCGGCCGCGGGGAAGTGGTTTGTCTCTACCGGGAAGGACAACCTCCTCAACGCGTGGCGGACGCCCTACGGAGCTAGCATATTCCAG ACAAAAGAATCATCATCGGTGCTTAGTTGTGATATATCGGCGGACGATAAGTTTATAGTGACAGGTTCGGGTGATAAGAAAGCGACAGTGTACGAAGTTATGTACTGA
- the LOC117989851 gene encoding protein groucho-like isoform X1, whose product MYPTPTRHPSGSVRGPQPSGGAIKFTIADTLERIKEEFNFLQAQYHTLKLECEKLASEKTEMQRHYVMYYEMSYGLNVEMHKQTEIAKRLSAIIGQVLPFLAGEHQQQVAAAVDRAKQVTMSELNAIIGQQQQHGLQQLLQQIHASAGLPHGVGAGALLGAGGLLFPSAGPPPAPHLPPPAHKGFFMCHQVELPPPSDIKPPVLPGGPAPPPLLPGQPPPREDDRISSRAMNQQQQRRSVSPHEREQKYRPRSPNEPEALDAKRRKEEKVGHVSLCSDSDAEKSDQDLVVDVANEEERGSPSVRTEAGERTENGPRPPSRSGSSSSRSTPKSSKDEKPGTPGSKNRAPTPTGRYAFPAYAGYNRPPLPYDGSMARTNGMPPAKPAYSYHTCGGPLQPVPFPADALVGPGIPRGARVVAALPHGEVVCAVALSLSNSARHAYTGGKGCVKLWDITNPGSPTTLEPLSQLDCLQRDNYIRSVKLLPDGRTLLVGGEASNLSIWDLSSPTPRMRAELTSSAPACYALAISPDSKVCFSCCSDGNIAVWDLHNQTLVRQFQGHTDGASCIDISPDGTRLWTGGLDNTVRSWDLREGRQLHQHDFNSQIFSLGYCPTGSWLAVGMENSHVEVLHAGKPDRYQLVLHESCVLSLRFAAAGKWFVSTGKDNLLNAWRTPYGASIFQTKESSSVLSCDISADDKFIVTGSGDKKATVYEVMY is encoded by the exons ATGTATCCAACGCCGACGCGGCACCCGTCGGGTTCTGTGAGG ggtccccAGCCTTCAGGTGGAGCTATAAAGTTCACTATAGCGGACACTTTAGAGCGTATTAAGGAGGAATTCAACTTTTTACAAGCACAGTATCACAC aTTAAAATTAGAGTGTGAAAAGTTAGCCAGTGAGAAAACTGAAATGCAAAGACACTATGTTATG TATTATGAAATGTCTTATGGCCTAAATGTCGAGATGCATAAACAA ACGGAAATAGCGAAGCGCCTGAGCGCCATCATCGGGCAGGTGCTGCCGTTCCTGGCGGGTGAGCACCAGCAGCAGGTGGCGGCGGCTGTGGACAGAGCTAAGCAGGTCACTATGTCTGAACTTAATGCTATTATCGGG caacaacaacaacatGGCCTCCAGCAACTGCTT CAACAGATCCACGCATCAGCTGGCTTGCCGCACGGAGTTGGCGCGGGTGCCCTGTTGGGCGCAGGGGGGCTATTGTTTCCCAGCGCTGGGCCCCCACCGGCCCCACACCTTCCACCGCCTGCACATAAG GGTTTCTTTATGTGCCATCAGGTGGAACTGCCTCCCCCCTCGGACATAAAGCCGCCCGTGTTACCGGGTGGGCCTGCTCCCCCGCCCCTTTTACCCGGACAGCCTCCCCCTCGGGAAGATGACCGGATCTCCTCCAGAGCAATGAACCAACAG CAACAACGACGCTCAGTGTCGCCTCACGAGCGCGAACAGAAGTACCGGCCGCGGTCCCCCAATGAGCCGGAAGCTTTGGACGCCAAGCGGCGGAAGGAGGAGAAGGTCGGCCATGTGAGTCTGTGTAGT GACAGTGATGCGGAGAAAAGCGACCAGGACTTAGTTGTTGATGTGGCGAACGAG GAGGAAAGAGGATCTCCAAGTGTGAGGACGGAAGCTGGTGAGAGGACGGAGAACGGCCCGCGGCCACCCTCAAGATCTGGCTCTTCATCCAGTCGCTCCACACCTAAAAGTTCAAAAGAC GAAAAGCCCGGCACGCCAGGGTCAAAAAACCGTGCGCCCACGCCCACGGGGCGGTACGCGTTTCCAGCTTACGCCGGCTACAATAGACCTCCCCTGCCCTACGACGGATCCATGGCCCGGACCAATGGCATGCCGCCCGCTAAACC TGCGTATTCGTACCACACATGCGGCGGTCCCCTCCAACCCGTGCCGTTCCCGGCGGACGCGCTAGTCGGGCCAGGGATCCCGCGGGGCGCGCGAGTCGTGGCCGCGTTGCCGCACGGGGAGGTCGTGTGTGCCGTGGCGCTGTCGCTGAGCAACAGTGCGAGGCACGCTTACACCGGGGGGAAGGGCTGCGTCAAACTGTGGGACATCACCAACCCGGGCTCGCCCACCACGCTAGAGCCGTTGTCGCAGCTGGATTGTTTG CAAAGAGACAACTACATAAGATCAGTGAAGTTACTACCGGACGGTCGGACATTATTAGTAGGCGGTGAAGCATCAAACTTATCAATATGGGACTTATCATCACCCACGCCGAGAATGCGAGCAGAACTAACCTCGTCCGCGCCTGCGTGTTATGCTCTCGCTATCAGTCCGGATTCCAAG GTATGCTTCAGTTGCTGTTCAGATGGCAATATAGCTGTATGGGATCTCCACAATCAAACGTTAGTTAGGCAATTCCAAG GTCACACGGACGGCGCATCGTGTATAGACATAAGTCCAGACGGCACGCGGTTATGGACTGGTGGGCTTGACAACACAGTGCGATCCTGGGATTTACGGGAAGGCAGACAGTTGCATCAGCACGATTTCAACAGTCAGATCTTCTCGCTGGGATACTGTCCTACTG GTTCCTGGCTAGCGGTAGGCATGGAAAACTCCCATGTGGAAGTATTACACGCGGGAAAACCCGACCGCTACCAGTTGGTGCTTCACGAGTCTTGCGTACTGTCGCTGCGGTTCGCGGCCGCGGGGAAGTGGTTTGTCTCTACCGGGAAGGACAACCTCCTCAACGCGTGGCGGACGCCCTACGGAGCTAGCATATTCCAG ACAAAAGAATCATCATCGGTGCTTAGTTGTGATATATCGGCGGACGATAAGTTTATAGTGACAGGTTCGGGTGATAAGAAAGCGACAGTGTACGAAGTTATGTACTGA
- the LOC117989851 gene encoding protein groucho-like isoform X3 — translation MYPTPTRHPSGSVRGPQPSGGAIKFTIADTLERIKEEFNFLQAQYHTLKLECEKLASEKTEMQRHYVMYYEMSYGLNVEMHKQTEIAKRLSAIIGQVLPFLAGEHQQQVAAAVDRAKQVTMSELNAIIGQQQQHGLQQLLQQIHASAGLPHGVGAGALLGAGGLLFPSAGPPPAPHLPPPAHKGFFMCHQVELPPPSDIKPPVLPGGPAPPPLLPGQPPPREDDRISSRAMNQQQQRRSVSPHEREQKYRPRSPNEPEALDAKRRKEEKVGHDSDAEKSDQDLVVDVANEEERGSPSVRTEAGERTENGPRPPSRSGSSSSRSTPKSSKDEKPGTPGSKNRAPTPTGRYAFPAYAGYNRPPLPYDGSMARTNGMPPAKPAYSYHTCGGPLQPVPFPADALVGPGIPRGARVVAALPHGEVVCAVALSLSNSARHAYTGGKGCVKLWDITNPGSPTTLEPLSQLDCLQRDNYIRSVKLLPDGRTLLVGGEASNLSIWDLSSPTPRMRAELTSSAPACYALAISPDSKVCFSCCSDGNIAVWDLHNQTLVRQFQGHTDGASCIDISPDGTRLWTGGLDNTVRSWDLREGRQLHQHDFNSQIFSLGYCPTGSWLAVGMENSHVEVLHAGKPDRYQLVLHESCVLSLRFAAAGKWFVSTGKDNLLNAWRTPYGASIFQTKESSSVLSCDISADDKFIVTGSGDKKATVYEVMY, via the exons ATGTATCCAACGCCGACGCGGCACCCGTCGGGTTCTGTGAGG ggtccccAGCCTTCAGGTGGAGCTATAAAGTTCACTATAGCGGACACTTTAGAGCGTATTAAGGAGGAATTCAACTTTTTACAAGCACAGTATCACAC aTTAAAATTAGAGTGTGAAAAGTTAGCCAGTGAGAAAACTGAAATGCAAAGACACTATGTTATG TATTATGAAATGTCTTATGGCCTAAATGTCGAGATGCATAAACAA ACGGAAATAGCGAAGCGCCTGAGCGCCATCATCGGGCAGGTGCTGCCGTTCCTGGCGGGTGAGCACCAGCAGCAGGTGGCGGCGGCTGTGGACAGAGCTAAGCAGGTCACTATGTCTGAACTTAATGCTATTATCGGG caacaacaacaacatGGCCTCCAGCAACTGCTT CAACAGATCCACGCATCAGCTGGCTTGCCGCACGGAGTTGGCGCGGGTGCCCTGTTGGGCGCAGGGGGGCTATTGTTTCCCAGCGCTGGGCCCCCACCGGCCCCACACCTTCCACCGCCTGCACATAAG GGTTTCTTTATGTGCCATCAGGTGGAACTGCCTCCCCCCTCGGACATAAAGCCGCCCGTGTTACCGGGTGGGCCTGCTCCCCCGCCCCTTTTACCCGGACAGCCTCCCCCTCGGGAAGATGACCGGATCTCCTCCAGAGCAATGAACCAACAG CAACAACGACGCTCAGTGTCGCCTCACGAGCGCGAACAGAAGTACCGGCCGCGGTCCCCCAATGAGCCGGAAGCTTTGGACGCCAAGCGGCGGAAGGAGGAGAAGGTCGGCCAT GACAGTGATGCGGAGAAAAGCGACCAGGACTTAGTTGTTGATGTGGCGAACGAG GAGGAAAGAGGATCTCCAAGTGTGAGGACGGAAGCTGGTGAGAGGACGGAGAACGGCCCGCGGCCACCCTCAAGATCTGGCTCTTCATCCAGTCGCTCCACACCTAAAAGTTCAAAAGAC GAAAAGCCCGGCACGCCAGGGTCAAAAAACCGTGCGCCCACGCCCACGGGGCGGTACGCGTTTCCAGCTTACGCCGGCTACAATAGACCTCCCCTGCCCTACGACGGATCCATGGCCCGGACCAATGGCATGCCGCCCGCTAAACC TGCGTATTCGTACCACACATGCGGCGGTCCCCTCCAACCCGTGCCGTTCCCGGCGGACGCGCTAGTCGGGCCAGGGATCCCGCGGGGCGCGCGAGTCGTGGCCGCGTTGCCGCACGGGGAGGTCGTGTGTGCCGTGGCGCTGTCGCTGAGCAACAGTGCGAGGCACGCTTACACCGGGGGGAAGGGCTGCGTCAAACTGTGGGACATCACCAACCCGGGCTCGCCCACCACGCTAGAGCCGTTGTCGCAGCTGGATTGTTTG CAAAGAGACAACTACATAAGATCAGTGAAGTTACTACCGGACGGTCGGACATTATTAGTAGGCGGTGAAGCATCAAACTTATCAATATGGGACTTATCATCACCCACGCCGAGAATGCGAGCAGAACTAACCTCGTCCGCGCCTGCGTGTTATGCTCTCGCTATCAGTCCGGATTCCAAG GTATGCTTCAGTTGCTGTTCAGATGGCAATATAGCTGTATGGGATCTCCACAATCAAACGTTAGTTAGGCAATTCCAAG GTCACACGGACGGCGCATCGTGTATAGACATAAGTCCAGACGGCACGCGGTTATGGACTGGTGGGCTTGACAACACAGTGCGATCCTGGGATTTACGGGAAGGCAGACAGTTGCATCAGCACGATTTCAACAGTCAGATCTTCTCGCTGGGATACTGTCCTACTG GTTCCTGGCTAGCGGTAGGCATGGAAAACTCCCATGTGGAAGTATTACACGCGGGAAAACCCGACCGCTACCAGTTGGTGCTTCACGAGTCTTGCGTACTGTCGCTGCGGTTCGCGGCCGCGGGGAAGTGGTTTGTCTCTACCGGGAAGGACAACCTCCTCAACGCGTGGCGGACGCCCTACGGAGCTAGCATATTCCAG ACAAAAGAATCATCATCGGTGCTTAGTTGTGATATATCGGCGGACGATAAGTTTATAGTGACAGGTTCGGGTGATAAGAAAGCGACAGTGTACGAAGTTATGTACTGA
- the LOC117989851 gene encoding protein groucho-like isoform X5: protein MYPTPTRHPSGSVRGPQPSGGAIKFTIADTLERIKEEFNFLQAQYHTLKLECEKLASEKTEMQRHYVMYYEMSYGLNVEMHKQTEIAKRLSAIIGQVLPFLAGEHQQQVAAAVDRAKQVTMSELNAIIGQQQQHGLQQLLQQIHASAGLPHGVGAGALLGAGGLLFPSAGPPPAPHLPPPAHKGFFMCHQVELPPPSDIKPPVLPGGPAPPPLLPGQPPPREDDRISSRAMNQQQQRRSVSPHEREQKYRPRSPNEPEALDAKRRKEEKDSDAEKSDQDLVVDVANEEERGSPSVRTEAGERTENGPRPPSRSGSSSSRSTPKSSKDEKPGTPGSKNRAPTPTGRYAFPAYAGYNRPPLPYDGSMARTNGMPPAKPAYSYHTCGGPLQPVPFPADALVGPGIPRGARVVAALPHGEVVCAVALSLSNSARHAYTGGKGCVKLWDITNPGSPTTLEPLSQLDCLQRDNYIRSVKLLPDGRTLLVGGEASNLSIWDLSSPTPRMRAELTSSAPACYALAISPDSKVCFSCCSDGNIAVWDLHNQTLVRQFQGHTDGASCIDISPDGTRLWTGGLDNTVRSWDLREGRQLHQHDFNSQIFSLGYCPTGSWLAVGMENSHVEVLHAGKPDRYQLVLHESCVLSLRFAAAGKWFVSTGKDNLLNAWRTPYGASIFQTKESSSVLSCDISADDKFIVTGSGDKKATVYEVMY, encoded by the exons ATGTATCCAACGCCGACGCGGCACCCGTCGGGTTCTGTGAGG ggtccccAGCCTTCAGGTGGAGCTATAAAGTTCACTATAGCGGACACTTTAGAGCGTATTAAGGAGGAATTCAACTTTTTACAAGCACAGTATCACAC aTTAAAATTAGAGTGTGAAAAGTTAGCCAGTGAGAAAACTGAAATGCAAAGACACTATGTTATG TATTATGAAATGTCTTATGGCCTAAATGTCGAGATGCATAAACAA ACGGAAATAGCGAAGCGCCTGAGCGCCATCATCGGGCAGGTGCTGCCGTTCCTGGCGGGTGAGCACCAGCAGCAGGTGGCGGCGGCTGTGGACAGAGCTAAGCAGGTCACTATGTCTGAACTTAATGCTATTATCGGG caacaacaacaacatGGCCTCCAGCAACTGCTT CAACAGATCCACGCATCAGCTGGCTTGCCGCACGGAGTTGGCGCGGGTGCCCTGTTGGGCGCAGGGGGGCTATTGTTTCCCAGCGCTGGGCCCCCACCGGCCCCACACCTTCCACCGCCTGCACATAAG GGTTTCTTTATGTGCCATCAGGTGGAACTGCCTCCCCCCTCGGACATAAAGCCGCCCGTGTTACCGGGTGGGCCTGCTCCCCCGCCCCTTTTACCCGGACAGCCTCCCCCTCGGGAAGATGACCGGATCTCCTCCAGAGCAATGAACCAACAG CAACAACGACGCTCAGTGTCGCCTCACGAGCGCGAACAGAAGTACCGGCCGCGGTCCCCCAATGAGCCGGAAGCTTTGGACGCCAAGCGGCGGAAGGAGGAGAAG GACAGTGATGCGGAGAAAAGCGACCAGGACTTAGTTGTTGATGTGGCGAACGAG GAGGAAAGAGGATCTCCAAGTGTGAGGACGGAAGCTGGTGAGAGGACGGAGAACGGCCCGCGGCCACCCTCAAGATCTGGCTCTTCATCCAGTCGCTCCACACCTAAAAGTTCAAAAGAC GAAAAGCCCGGCACGCCAGGGTCAAAAAACCGTGCGCCCACGCCCACGGGGCGGTACGCGTTTCCAGCTTACGCCGGCTACAATAGACCTCCCCTGCCCTACGACGGATCCATGGCCCGGACCAATGGCATGCCGCCCGCTAAACC TGCGTATTCGTACCACACATGCGGCGGTCCCCTCCAACCCGTGCCGTTCCCGGCGGACGCGCTAGTCGGGCCAGGGATCCCGCGGGGCGCGCGAGTCGTGGCCGCGTTGCCGCACGGGGAGGTCGTGTGTGCCGTGGCGCTGTCGCTGAGCAACAGTGCGAGGCACGCTTACACCGGGGGGAAGGGCTGCGTCAAACTGTGGGACATCACCAACCCGGGCTCGCCCACCACGCTAGAGCCGTTGTCGCAGCTGGATTGTTTG CAAAGAGACAACTACATAAGATCAGTGAAGTTACTACCGGACGGTCGGACATTATTAGTAGGCGGTGAAGCATCAAACTTATCAATATGGGACTTATCATCACCCACGCCGAGAATGCGAGCAGAACTAACCTCGTCCGCGCCTGCGTGTTATGCTCTCGCTATCAGTCCGGATTCCAAG GTATGCTTCAGTTGCTGTTCAGATGGCAATATAGCTGTATGGGATCTCCACAATCAAACGTTAGTTAGGCAATTCCAAG GTCACACGGACGGCGCATCGTGTATAGACATAAGTCCAGACGGCACGCGGTTATGGACTGGTGGGCTTGACAACACAGTGCGATCCTGGGATTTACGGGAAGGCAGACAGTTGCATCAGCACGATTTCAACAGTCAGATCTTCTCGCTGGGATACTGTCCTACTG GTTCCTGGCTAGCGGTAGGCATGGAAAACTCCCATGTGGAAGTATTACACGCGGGAAAACCCGACCGCTACCAGTTGGTGCTTCACGAGTCTTGCGTACTGTCGCTGCGGTTCGCGGCCGCGGGGAAGTGGTTTGTCTCTACCGGGAAGGACAACCTCCTCAACGCGTGGCGGACGCCCTACGGAGCTAGCATATTCCAG ACAAAAGAATCATCATCGGTGCTTAGTTGTGATATATCGGCGGACGATAAGTTTATAGTGACAGGTTCGGGTGATAAGAAAGCGACAGTGTACGAAGTTATGTACTGA